One Streptomyces mobaraensis NBRC 13819 = DSM 40847 DNA segment encodes these proteins:
- the rsmA gene encoding 16S rRNA (adenine(1518)-N(6)/adenine(1519)-N(6))-dimethyltransferase RsmA, protein MSSSPSTDESGALLGPADIRELAAALGVRPTKQRGQNFVIDANTVRRIVRTAEVRPDDVVVEVGPGLGSLTLALLEAADRVTAVEIDDVLAAALPSTIAARLPDRADRFALVHSDAMRVTELPGPPPTALVANLPYNVAVPVLLHMLERFPSIERTLVMVQAEVADRLAAPPGSKVYGVPSVKAAWYADVKRAGAIGRNVFWPAPNVDSGLVSLVRRAEPIATTATREEVFAVVDAAFAQRRKTLRAALAGWAGSAAAAEAALVAAGISPQARGESLTVDEFVAIAEHKTEHKAG, encoded by the coding sequence GTGAGCTCCAGCCCCAGCACAGACGAGTCCGGCGCCCTGCTCGGCCCCGCCGACATCCGCGAACTGGCCGCCGCCCTCGGGGTGCGCCCCACCAAGCAGCGCGGTCAGAACTTCGTGATCGACGCCAACACGGTCCGGCGCATCGTCCGCACCGCCGAGGTGCGCCCCGACGACGTGGTCGTCGAGGTCGGCCCCGGCCTGGGGTCGCTGACGCTGGCCCTGCTGGAGGCCGCCGACCGGGTCACCGCCGTCGAGATCGACGACGTCCTGGCCGCGGCCCTGCCCTCGACCATCGCCGCCCGGCTGCCCGACCGCGCCGACCGCTTCGCACTCGTGCACAGCGACGCCATGCGCGTCACCGAGCTGCCCGGCCCGCCGCCCACCGCGCTGGTCGCCAACCTCCCCTACAACGTCGCCGTGCCCGTCCTGCTGCACATGCTGGAGCGTTTCCCCAGCATCGAGCGGACGCTCGTCATGGTCCAGGCCGAGGTCGCCGACCGGCTCGCCGCCCCGCCCGGCTCCAAGGTCTACGGCGTCCCGTCGGTCAAGGCCGCCTGGTACGCCGACGTCAAGCGGGCCGGCGCCATCGGCCGCAACGTCTTCTGGCCCGCCCCGAACGTCGACTCCGGCCTCGTCTCCCTCGTCCGCCGCGCCGAACCCATCGCCACCACGGCGACCAGGGAAGAGGTCTTCGCCGTCGTCGACGCCGCCTTCGCCCAGCGGCGCAAGACGCTGCGCGCGGCGCTCGCCGGCTGGGCGGGCTCCGCGGCGGCGGCCGAGGCGGCGCTGGTCGCCGCCGGGATCTCGCCGCAGGCGCGCGGCGAGTCGCTGACCGTGGACGAGTTCGTGGCCATCGCCGAGCACAAGACCGAGCACAAGGCGGGCTGA
- a CDS encoding dolichyl-phosphate-mannose--protein mannosyltransferase, with the protein MTSDTATQGRPSRAAAGQPPSWQTRLRRFGYAAPERRTGVRERLVPPYREPGTGVWEALGVRPGPARLLARSLGWLGPLLVTLVAGLARFHNLGSPRAVIFDETYYAKDAWALWKFGYEAKWPEDKDINQRIVDGYDHIADVPSYVVHPPAGKWVIGLGEQFFGLTPFGWRFMVALLGTVSVLMLCRIGRRLFRSTLLGCVAGALMAVDGMHFVMSRTSLLDLVLMFFVLAAFGCVLVDRDRARARLAAALPDDPATGDVRPDAGTARTLRLGWRPWRIAAGVFLGLAAATKWNGAVYLAAFGVLVVLWDVGSRRLAGARRPWRTALRRDAPWAFLSLVPVAIVTYLATWTGWFANSGSYSPTQGWQHSGYYRHWAETEGGYGTDGFLAGVLNPLRSLWHYEHEVWRFNTTLNSPHTYQSNPWSWLVQGRPVSYYYDSPAAGTGGCPSDAGGKCAREVLALGTPLLWWAACFALAYLLFRWFFRRDWRAGAILCGTAAGLLPWFQWQDRTIFDFYTVVFVPFLCLAVAMMIGAISGPRGASERRRVTGVVGAGALFLLIVWNFVYFFPIYTGQPIPMDAWRNRMWLDTWI; encoded by the coding sequence GTGACCAGTGACACCGCGACCCAGGGCCGGCCGAGCCGCGCGGCGGCCGGACAGCCGCCTTCGTGGCAGACCCGGCTGCGCCGCTTCGGATACGCGGCCCCCGAGCGCCGGACCGGCGTGCGGGAGCGGCTCGTGCCGCCGTACCGGGAGCCGGGCACCGGCGTGTGGGAGGCGCTCGGGGTGCGGCCGGGGCCCGCGCGGCTGCTGGCGCGCTCCCTGGGCTGGCTGGGACCGCTGCTGGTCACGCTGGTCGCCGGGCTGGCGCGGTTCCACAACCTGGGCAGCCCGCGGGCGGTGATATTCGACGAGACGTACTACGCCAAGGACGCCTGGGCGCTCTGGAAGTTCGGCTACGAGGCCAAGTGGCCCGAGGACAAGGACATCAACCAGCGCATCGTCGACGGGTACGACCACATCGCCGACGTGCCGTCGTACGTGGTCCACCCGCCGGCCGGCAAGTGGGTCATCGGCCTGGGCGAGCAGTTCTTCGGTCTGACGCCCTTCGGCTGGCGCTTCATGGTCGCGCTGCTCGGCACGGTCTCCGTGCTGATGCTGTGCCGCATCGGCCGCCGCCTCTTCCGCTCCACGCTGCTGGGCTGCGTCGCGGGCGCGCTGATGGCCGTGGACGGCATGCACTTCGTGATGAGCCGCACCTCGCTGCTCGACCTGGTGCTGATGTTCTTCGTGCTGGCGGCGTTCGGCTGCGTGCTGGTCGACCGGGACCGGGCGCGGGCCCGGCTGGCCGCCGCGCTGCCCGACGACCCGGCGACCGGCGACGTCCGCCCCGACGCGGGGACCGCGCGGACCCTGCGGCTCGGGTGGCGGCCGTGGCGGATCGCCGCCGGGGTGTTCCTCGGGCTGGCGGCGGCGACGAAGTGGAACGGCGCGGTCTACCTGGCCGCGTTCGGCGTGCTCGTCGTGCTGTGGGACGTCGGCTCGCGCCGCCTGGCCGGCGCCCGCCGCCCGTGGCGCACCGCGCTGCGGCGGGACGCGCCCTGGGCGTTCCTCTCCCTGGTCCCGGTCGCGATCGTGACCTATCTGGCCACCTGGACCGGCTGGTTCGCCAACAGCGGCAGCTACAGCCCGACCCAGGGCTGGCAGCACAGCGGCTACTACCGGCACTGGGCGGAGACCGAGGGCGGCTACGGGACGGACGGCTTCCTCGCCGGCGTCCTCAACCCGCTGCGCAGCCTCTGGCACTACGAGCACGAGGTGTGGCGGTTCAACACCACCCTCAACTCGCCGCACACCTACCAGTCCAACCCGTGGAGCTGGCTGGTCCAGGGCCGTCCCGTCTCCTACTACTACGACTCGCCCGCCGCGGGCACCGGCGGCTGCCCGTCCGACGCCGGCGGGAAGTGCGCGCGCGAGGTGCTGGCGCTGGGCACGCCGCTGCTGTGGTGGGCCGCCTGCTTCGCCCTCGCCTACCTGCTCTTCCGCTGGTTCTTCCGGCGGGACTGGCGGGCCGGTGCGATCCTCTGCGGGACGGCGGCGGGCCTGCTGCCGTGGTTCCAGTGGCAGGACCGGACCATCTTCGACTTCTACACCGTGGTGTTCGTGCCGTTCCTGTGCCTGGCGGTGGCCATGATGATCGGGGCGATCAGCGGGCCACGGGGGGCGTCGGAACGCCGGAGGGTGACGGGGGTGGTGGGCGCGGGCGCACTGTTCCTGCTCATCGTCTGGAACTTCGTCTACTTCTTCCCGATCTACACCGGGCAGCCCATCCCGATGGACGCCTGGCGGAACCGGATGTGGCTGGACACCTGGATCTGA
- a CDS encoding resuscitation-promoting factor: protein MSHPQGSPHAARRGAAEPPPYGPYAPHGDHGQSEPYGPHGGLGGHGLGSRPGQGSPGTYAGYEAYVPRQTSAPPGTAAPPPAATVLTGVVHPSYEGHPYEGYAPAVAVPSEEDGPEDTPRSGPFSALDDEPDGEPPDDLHGEAPPPGRAGARRAGRRKRAARAAPRQGGDPLRRLLPQALVVAFLAGGTSAFVAGDKSVQLSVDGTPRTLHTFADDVEELLADEGMAVGEHDIVAPGRHHDLASGDRVIVRYGRPVTLTLDGERRQVWTTARTVDGALRQLGVRAEGAYLSASRSAPIGRHGLDLDVRTERTLTFMADGRTRTIRTNAATVREALEQAGITLNGEDTTSVDPDSFPRDGQTVSIMRITGGREVREVPIDFTTERHDDPHLAKGTEVVAQRGEKGVERITYALRTVNGVRQKPRKLSSEIVREPRTQIIKVGTKKMPSTVQGAEGLNWHGLAQCEAGGRPDAVDPSGTYGGLYQFDVGTWQSLGGSGRPQDASAEEQTLRAKKLYVRRGASPWPVCGRKLHG from the coding sequence GTGAGCCATCCGCAGGGCAGCCCCCACGCCGCGCGCCGCGGTGCGGCCGAGCCGCCGCCGTACGGGCCGTACGCGCCCCACGGCGACCACGGCCAGTCCGAGCCGTACGGGCCCCACGGCGGGCTGGGCGGGCACGGGCTGGGAAGCCGGCCCGGCCAGGGGAGCCCTGGGACGTACGCCGGCTACGAGGCGTACGTGCCCCGGCAGACCTCCGCCCCGCCCGGCACGGCCGCGCCGCCGCCCGCCGCCACCGTGCTCACCGGCGTCGTCCACCCCTCGTACGAGGGTCACCCGTACGAGGGGTACGCGCCCGCCGTCGCCGTCCCCTCCGAGGAGGACGGGCCGGAGGACACCCCCCGGAGCGGCCCGTTCAGCGCCCTCGACGACGAGCCCGACGGCGAGCCCCCCGACGACCTGCACGGCGAGGCGCCCCCGCCCGGCCGGGCCGGCGCCCGCAGGGCCGGGCGGCGCAAGCGGGCCGCCCGGGCCGCCCCCCGGCAGGGCGGCGACCCGCTGCGCCGGCTGCTCCCGCAGGCCCTGGTGGTCGCCTTCCTGGCCGGCGGCACCTCCGCGTTCGTCGCCGGTGACAAGTCCGTCCAGCTCAGCGTCGACGGCACCCCGCGCACCCTGCACACCTTCGCGGACGACGTCGAGGAGCTGCTGGCCGACGAGGGCATGGCCGTCGGTGAGCACGACATCGTCGCCCCCGGCCGCCACCACGACCTGGCCTCCGGCGACCGCGTCATCGTCCGCTACGGCCGCCCGGTCACCCTCACCCTCGACGGGGAGCGCCGCCAGGTGTGGACCACCGCGCGGACCGTGGACGGCGCCCTGCGCCAGCTCGGCGTCCGGGCCGAGGGCGCCTACCTGTCCGCCTCCCGCTCCGCGCCCATCGGCCGGCACGGCCTCGACCTGGACGTCCGCACCGAGCGGACCCTGACCTTCATGGCCGACGGCCGCACCCGCACCATCCGCACCAACGCCGCGACCGTCCGCGAGGCCCTCGAACAGGCCGGGATCACCCTCAACGGCGAGGACACCACGTCCGTCGACCCCGACAGCTTCCCCCGCGACGGCCAGACCGTCTCGATCATGCGCATCACCGGCGGCCGCGAGGTCCGCGAGGTGCCGATCGACTTCACCACCGAACGCCACGACGACCCCCACCTCGCCAAGGGCACCGAGGTCGTCGCCCAGCGCGGCGAGAAGGGCGTCGAACGCATCACCTACGCGCTCCGGACCGTGAACGGCGTCCGCCAGAAGCCCCGCAAGCTCTCCTCCGAGATCGTCCGCGAGCCCCGCACCCAGATCATCAAGGTGGGCACCAAGAAGATGCCCAGCACCGTGCAGGGCGCGGAGGGCCTGAACTGGCACGGGCTCGCCCAGTGCGAGGCCGGCGGGCGGCCGGACGCGGTGGATCCGTCGGGCACGTACGGCGGGCTGTACCAGTTCGACGTCGGCACCTGGCAGTCGCTCGGCGGCAGCGGGCGCCCACAGGACGCCAGCGCCGAGGAGCAGACCCTGCGCGCCAAGAAGCTCTACGTCCGCCGGGGGGCGAGCCCGTGGCCCGTGTGCGGCCGTAAACTTCACGGGTGA
- a CDS encoding 4-(cytidine 5'-diphospho)-2-C-methyl-D-erythritol kinase: MTAQSVTVRVPAKVNVQLAVAGPRPDGFHNLANVFLAVSLYDRVTATPADELRVTCSGPDADQVPLDTSNLAARAALALAERYGRDARVHLHIDKDIPVAGGMAGGSADGAGALLACDALWGTGASRDELLGICAELGSDVPFGLLGGVALGLGRGERLTPLEAGGTFHWVFGLADGGLSTPAVYAECDRLRAEAGTDPGPEQPSASAVLLDALRVGDAGALAGAVANDLQEAAVSLRPSLAETLSAGSAAGALAAMVSGSGPTTAFLAKSAEEAERVAAALRASGTCRSVRVASGPVVGATVVG, from the coding sequence GTGACCGCGCAGTCCGTCACCGTCCGCGTGCCCGCCAAGGTCAACGTCCAGCTGGCCGTCGCCGGGCCGCGCCCCGACGGCTTCCACAACCTGGCCAACGTCTTCCTCGCCGTCTCGTTGTACGACCGCGTCACCGCGACGCCGGCCGACGAACTGCGAGTGACGTGCTCCGGCCCCGACGCCGACCAGGTCCCCCTCGACACCTCCAACCTCGCCGCCCGCGCGGCCCTCGCTCTCGCCGAGCGGTACGGGCGCGACGCACGCGTCCACCTCCACATCGACAAGGACATCCCCGTCGCCGGCGGCATGGCGGGCGGCAGCGCGGACGGCGCGGGCGCGCTGCTCGCCTGCGACGCACTGTGGGGGACGGGAGCGTCGCGGGACGAACTCCTCGGCATCTGCGCGGAGTTGGGCAGCGACGTGCCGTTCGGCCTGCTCGGCGGGGTCGCGCTCGGCCTCGGGCGCGGCGAGCGGCTGACCCCGCTGGAGGCGGGCGGGACGTTCCACTGGGTCTTCGGCCTCGCGGACGGCGGGCTGTCCACGCCGGCCGTGTACGCGGAGTGCGACCGGTTGCGGGCGGAGGCGGGGACGGATCCGGGGCCCGAGCAGCCTTCGGCGTCCGCCGTGCTGCTGGACGCTCTGCGCGTCGGGGACGCGGGCGCGCTGGCCGGGGCCGTTGCCAACGACCTTCAGGAAGCGGCGGTTTCGTTGCGGCCGTCGCTGGCGGAGACGCTTTCGGCCGGGTCGGCGGCCGGGGCGCTCGCGGCGATGGTGTCGGGGTCGGGGCCGACGACCGCTTTCCTCGCGAAGAGTGCGGAGGAGGCGGAGCGGGTGGCCGCGGCGTTGCGGGCGTCGGGCACGTGCCGGTCCGTTCGGGTGGCGTCGGGGCCGGTGGTGGGTGCCACCGTGGTGGGGTGA
- a CDS encoding TatD family hydrolase, giving the protein MAAKASNSGTADGGRKKDDKDVPPPPPAPLNVPVADSHTHLDMQGGTVAEALAKAAAVGVTTVIQVGCDLAGSRWAAETAAAHDAVWATVALHPNEAPRIVLGDPDGWSRQGAREPGGDAALDAALDEIDALAALDQVRGVGETGLDFFRTGPEGVAAQERSFRRHIAIAKRHGKALVIHDRDAHDDVLRVLAEEGAPETVVFHCFSGDAAMAKVCAEAGYYLSFAGNVTFKNAQPLRDALAVAPLDRILVETDAPFLTPVPYRGRPNAPYLIPVTLRAMAAVKGVDEDALATAVAANTARAFQY; this is encoded by the coding sequence ATGGCGGCGAAAGCATCGAACAGCGGCACGGCGGACGGCGGGCGGAAGAAGGATGACAAGGACGTCCCTCCGCCCCCGCCGGCGCCGCTGAACGTGCCCGTGGCCGACTCGCACACCCATCTGGACATGCAGGGCGGCACGGTCGCCGAAGCCCTGGCCAAGGCCGCCGCCGTCGGGGTCACGACGGTGATCCAGGTGGGGTGCGACCTGGCCGGTTCCCGCTGGGCCGCCGAGACGGCCGCCGCCCACGACGCCGTCTGGGCCACCGTGGCCCTGCACCCCAACGAAGCGCCCCGGATCGTCCTCGGCGATCCCGACGGCTGGTCCCGTCAGGGCGCCCGCGAGCCCGGCGGCGACGCCGCCCTCGACGCGGCCCTGGACGAGATCGACGCCCTGGCCGCCCTGGACCAGGTCCGCGGCGTGGGGGAGACCGGCCTCGACTTCTTCCGCACCGGCCCCGAGGGCGTCGCCGCGCAGGAGCGCTCGTTCCGCCGGCACATCGCCATCGCCAAGCGGCACGGCAAGGCCCTCGTCATCCACGACCGGGACGCGCACGACGACGTCCTGCGGGTGCTCGCCGAGGAGGGGGCGCCCGAGACGGTCGTCTTCCACTGCTTCTCGGGGGACGCGGCGATGGCCAAGGTCTGCGCCGAGGCCGGCTACTACCTCTCCTTCGCCGGGAACGTCACCTTCAAGAACGCGCAGCCGCTGCGCGACGCCCTGGCGGTCGCCCCGCTGGACCGGATCCTCGTCGAGACCGACGCGCCGTTCCTCACCCCCGTCCCGTATCGCGGACGGCCCAACGCGCCGTACCTCATTCCGGTCACTCTCCGGGCGATGGCCGCGGTGAAGGGCGTGGACGAGGACGCCCTGGCCACGGCGGTCGCGGCGAATACCGCACGCGCGTTCCAGTACTGA
- a CDS encoding FtsX-like permease family protein, with translation MIGKLALRSLRHRAGAFFATFVALFIGAAIVMACGGLMETGIRNNVPPQRLAGARILVTGDRIHHQPGDKKQRVLAERVELPAGLVDEVRAVPGVRTAVGERTFDVALPDGGGTAEAHGWESAALTPYTLAEGAAPRRGEVVLDAALAGRAHAGPGDRVRVAAHGGAAEYRVSGVARPAAGRDVPRRTLFFSAPDAERLSAHPGTVADIAVVTGPGADTAVVRKGVKAALAGQSVTLLTGDDRGAVEHPEVVTGGEDLVAISGVFGGLGITVAMFVVAGTVGLSARQRFRELALLRAVGATTGQIRRLLLGETLLIAVFAGAAAWPAGPALGRWLFGRMTDTGMVAETVEFSQGWIPTLPAYGSLLLTAVVGALVGTLRAVRAKPVEALGEAAAPQRWFHPVRLGLGLLFLAGATALALVTALVLRGPVAASTAGPTVMCCVIGLALLGPWFVKLVSVLLHWPVRLLTGASGRLAALNCRASALRTAAVATPVMLATAITTGMLYLQTSVAAATDREFTGNLRADAVLTSAAGGVDPALVATVRGLPGVAAASASVTGTVFTERPHDGGENKRGTTLQGVDAEGAGQVLATRPTAGRLADLKGNAVALPEAAARRMHRGVGDTIGLRMGDGASVDVRIVALFPAREGFETALTSTTLLAPHTTVGLPTQILVKAAPGVPVERLTDELGRLAVRHPGLKVSDRDAVIAASTQNTRTQMWANYLIVGMLVAYTTLAVVNSTVVAVGARRREFALQRLTGATKGQVLRMMAVESLYVAAVGLILGTLAAATTLVPFNLSVSGTWRPSGPAAVYLAVVAAAGAVTLVSTLLPTWAALRTRPVEAAKA, from the coding sequence ATGATCGGCAAACTCGCCCTCCGCTCCCTCCGCCACAGAGCCGGCGCCTTCTTCGCCACCTTCGTGGCGCTCTTCATCGGCGCCGCGATCGTGATGGCCTGTGGCGGTCTGATGGAGACGGGCATCCGCAACAACGTCCCGCCGCAGCGCCTCGCCGGGGCGCGGATCCTGGTCACGGGCGACCGGATCCACCACCAGCCGGGCGACAAGAAGCAGCGGGTGCTCGCGGAGCGCGTCGAGCTGCCGGCCGGGCTGGTGGACGAGGTCAGGGCCGTGCCCGGCGTGCGGACGGCCGTCGGGGAGCGGACGTTCGACGTCGCGCTGCCGGACGGGGGCGGGACGGCGGAGGCGCACGGGTGGGAGTCCGCGGCCCTCACTCCGTACACCCTCGCGGAAGGCGCGGCGCCCCGCCGCGGGGAGGTCGTCCTCGACGCGGCCCTCGCCGGGCGCGCCCACGCCGGCCCGGGCGACCGCGTCCGCGTCGCCGCGCACGGCGGCGCCGCCGAGTACCGGGTGAGCGGCGTGGCCCGGCCCGCCGCCGGGCGGGACGTGCCGCGGCGGACACTGTTCTTCTCGGCGCCGGACGCCGAGCGGCTCTCCGCCCACCCCGGCACGGTCGCCGACATCGCGGTCGTCACCGGGCCGGGCGCCGATACCGCCGTTGTCCGCAAGGGCGTCAAGGCGGCGCTCGCCGGGCAGTCCGTCACCCTGCTGACCGGTGACGACCGGGGTGCGGTCGAGCACCCCGAGGTGGTCACGGGCGGCGAGGACCTGGTCGCGATCTCCGGGGTGTTCGGCGGGCTGGGTATCACCGTGGCGATGTTCGTCGTGGCCGGCACGGTGGGGCTGTCCGCCCGGCAGCGGTTCCGCGAGCTGGCCCTGCTGCGGGCCGTCGGCGCCACGACGGGCCAGATCCGCCGGCTGCTCCTCGGCGAGACGCTGCTGATCGCCGTGTTCGCCGGGGCGGCCGCGTGGCCGGCCGGTCCCGCGCTGGGCCGTTGGCTGTTCGGGCGGATGACGGACACGGGCATGGTGGCGGAGACCGTCGAGTTCAGCCAGGGCTGGATCCCCACCCTGCCCGCGTACGGCTCCCTCCTGCTGACGGCCGTCGTCGGCGCGCTCGTCGGCACCCTGCGGGCCGTGCGCGCCAAGCCGGTCGAGGCGCTGGGCGAGGCCGCCGCGCCGCAGCGGTGGTTCCATCCCGTGCGGCTGGGCCTCGGGCTGCTGTTCCTGGCCGGCGCCACCGCCCTCGCGCTGGTGACCGCGCTGGTCCTGCGCGGCCCGGTGGCGGCGAGCACGGCCGGGCCGACGGTGATGTGCTGCGTCATCGGCCTGGCGCTGCTGGGGCCGTGGTTCGTGAAGCTCGTGAGCGTGCTGCTGCACTGGCCGGTGCGCCTGCTGACCGGCGCGTCCGGCCGGCTGGCCGCCCTCAACTGCCGGGCGAGCGCGCTCCGTACGGCCGCCGTCGCCACCCCGGTGATGCTGGCGACGGCCATCACCACCGGCATGCTCTACCTCCAGACCAGCGTGGCCGCCGCCACCGACCGGGAGTTCACCGGGAACCTGCGGGCCGACGCGGTGCTCACCTCGGCGGCCGGCGGCGTCGACCCGGCGCTGGTGGCCACCGTGCGCGGGCTGCCCGGCGTCGCCGCGGCGAGCGCGTCCGTCACCGGCACGGTGTTCACGGAACGCCCGCACGACGGCGGGGAGAACAAGCGCGGCACGACCCTCCAGGGCGTCGACGCCGAGGGCGCCGGACAGGTCCTCGCGACCCGGCCGACCGCCGGCCGGCTGGCCGACCTCAAGGGGAACGCCGTCGCGCTCCCCGAGGCCGCCGCCCGGCGGATGCACCGCGGGGTCGGCGACACCATCGGGCTGCGGATGGGCGACGGCGCCTCGGTGGACGTCCGGATCGTGGCCCTCTTCCCGGCCCGCGAGGGCTTCGAGACGGCCCTCACCAGCACCACCCTGCTCGCCCCGCACACCACCGTGGGTCTGCCGACGCAGATCCTGGTCAAGGCCGCGCCCGGCGTTCCCGTCGAGCGGCTCACCGACGAGCTGGGGCGGCTGGCGGTCCGGCACCCCGGGCTGAAGGTCAGCGACCGGGACGCGGTGATCGCCGCGAGCACGCAGAACACCCGCACCCAGATGTGGGCGAACTACCTCATCGTGGGCATGCTCGTGGCCTACACCACCCTCGCCGTCGTCAACTCGACCGTCGTCGCGGTCGGCGCCCGCCGCCGGGAGTTCGCGCTCCAGCGGCTCACCGGGGCCACCAAGGGCCAGGTGCTGCGGATGATGGCGGTCGAGAGCCTCTACGTCGCCGCCGTCGGGCTGATCCTCGGCACCCTCGCGGCGGCCACCACGCTCGTCCCGTTCAACCTGTCCGTCTCCGGCACCTGGCGGCCGTCCGGGCCCGCCGCGGTCTACCTGGCGGTGGTGGCCGCGGCCGGGGCCGTCACCCTCGTCTCGACGCTCCTGCCCACCTGGGCCGCGCTGCGCACCCGGCCCGTGGAGGCGGCGAAGGCGTGA
- the rsmI gene encoding 16S rRNA (cytidine(1402)-2'-O)-methyltransferase, with translation MTGTLVLAGTPIGDVADAPPRLAAELAAAEVIAAEDTRRLRRLTQALGVHTTGRVVSYFEGNESSRTPELVEALTGGARVLLVTDAGMPSVSDPGYRLVAAAVERGVKVTAVPGPSAVLTALAVSGLPVDRFCFEGFLPRKAGERLGRLREVADERRTLVYFEAPHRLDDTLAAMAEVFGGERRAAVCRELTKTYEEVRRGPLAELAAWAAEGVRGEITVVVEGAPEKGPEEADAAELVRRVRVREEAGERRKEAIAAVAAEAGLPKREVFDAVVAAKTAAKSGGDGGSAGAGEGQPGTR, from the coding sequence GTGACTGGAACGCTCGTACTCGCAGGAACCCCCATCGGCGACGTCGCCGACGCGCCGCCCCGGCTGGCCGCCGAGCTGGCCGCCGCCGAGGTGATCGCCGCGGAGGACACCCGGCGGCTGCGCCGGCTCACCCAGGCGCTGGGGGTGCACACCACCGGCCGGGTCGTCTCCTACTTCGAGGGCAACGAGTCGTCGCGCACGCCGGAACTCGTCGAGGCGCTGACCGGCGGGGCGCGGGTGCTGCTGGTCACGGACGCCGGGATGCCGTCCGTCTCCGACCCCGGTTACCGGCTGGTGGCCGCCGCCGTGGAGCGCGGGGTGAAGGTGACGGCCGTCCCCGGGCCGTCCGCCGTGCTGACCGCGCTGGCCGTCTCCGGGCTGCCGGTGGACCGGTTCTGCTTCGAGGGCTTCCTGCCGCGCAAGGCCGGGGAGCGGCTCGGGCGGCTGCGCGAGGTGGCGGACGAGCGCCGCACCCTCGTCTACTTCGAGGCGCCGCACCGGCTGGACGACACCCTCGCCGCGATGGCCGAGGTCTTCGGCGGCGAGCGGCGGGCCGCGGTCTGCCGCGAGCTGACCAAGACCTACGAGGAGGTCCGGCGCGGCCCGCTGGCGGAGCTGGCGGCATGGGCCGCCGAGGGCGTCCGTGGCGAGATCACCGTCGTCGTGGAGGGCGCCCCCGAGAAGGGGCCCGAGGAGGCCGACGCGGCCGAACTGGTCCGCCGGGTACGGGTCCGGGAGGAGGCGGGCGAGCGCCGCAAGGAGGCCATCGCCGCGGTCGCCGCCGAGGCCGGGCTGCCCAAGCGCGAGGTGTTCGACGCGGTCGTGGCGGCGAAAACCGCGGCGAAATCGGGAGGGGACGGCGGATCCGCGGGAGCGGGCGAAGGGCAGCCGGGCACGCGGTAG